The Onthophagus taurus isolate NC chromosome 6, IU_Otau_3.0, whole genome shotgun sequence region ttAATAAGTGTTATTGAAGGTTTAAATAAAgcttttaaatgattttaatgtgTCTAATTAACCTCTAATATGGGAAAGTTAAGATTTGGTATAATCTAACTTTaaacgttcttttataacctcaaaaagtttcatttcttaaatcaaagccgttttgcaaaaaaacatttttttttaacttcacTTACATATGTAAGTCGTCAattttaaaatgcaatttaaaaaaatatattcagggtgattcacataagaaccgacacagaacagggacatgtagaggacaataaattaagacgaTTTAAcacaacttatctctatactaagttgtactcctgaggagttataggccttcaaagttgggtcataaatttttaaaacattgaatatcttcgtaatacattaagttagaaaaaccaaatttggtatacgttatgagtgtaccgaaggtattaattggtagcaagttgagaccaattCAGGCATTTGAAAGGGTTGATTACGGGTGATGGTCCCCTAagttttgacagatttttttaaccttttggtggATTTAACAGATTATTACCtgatttcatgtggaatttaattctaaaactttttctactcttattattttttaaaaacattgtcgttttcataaaaagctcaaataactaaagacacgaatttcgttaatgctacttaaaatcatcgaaaattcagtagtcggctgtgaaattgtacgtcaaacttgacaaataggttataaaaccttgtcgtcaaataactttataacctatttgtcaagtttgacgtacaatttcatagccgactactgaattttcgcttattttaagcaacattacgaaatacgtgggtttaattatttaagttttctatgaaaacgacaaagttttttaaaaaataataagagtaagaaaagttttagaattaaattccacatgaaatgaagtagtaatgtattaaatccgccaaaagattaaaaaaatctgtcaaaatttagggtaccATCACCTTTAATCAACTCTTTGAAATGCttcaattgagttcaatttgctaccaattaatacccttggtacactcataacgtataccaaatttggtttttctagcttaatgtattacgaagatattgaactttttaaaaatttaagagccaactttgaagaCCTATAATTCctcaggtgtacaacttagtatagagataagttccgttaaatcatcttaatttattgtcctctacatgtctcTGCTCTGtatcggttcttatgtgaatcaccctgtataaaatgaaCTGTTGACCTTGGACCGTTAACATTTGGTATAATCTAActtcaaacgttcctttataaccgcTTCTTAAATATTAGATGTACCAAAATTTTATGTCGCTTAATGTATGCGAATACTTTTATTTGGGATAAAAATCCTCCTTAAAACCattcaactttatttaatcAAATCACTTAAAACACATCAAAACCAAATTACGTTAAGGAATTCCTATTAGAGTTACATAGCAGTAATCAATTATGTAATTTGATCTTGTTCTAAAACCCGCACAGTTTCAACCATCCAGTAAAAAAATTCAGCTAGAAAGTGAATTTGTACAAAGCGGCGAACCCAGATGCTTATTAGCctattaaattgtatttattcATGGTCAATTTTgcgtcaaaataaaaaaaataataaatcatatacacgtaataaaatctaaataataatttgattaaaaaattaactttttacaAGAATTATTAGTGTTATAAtcagggcacggaacttttgtaacaaaacgatacgatatcccccctccactcattctcagaaaatcttgattaaaaaaacagcatactgttcagtgggaaattaaaatttcaagttagaaaaaaattgtgttaacaaaaattgttcctgaaacaattctaaacaaactttgtcaacttttttttttgattgaatcaataattaaggagataacctcaaaataataattttttttaatttttccgtttttatacataattatacttagatgcttaattaatagaaatgtaaaaatttttgattaagataattgattcaaaatcgaaattgaaacaaattttatttaaaacaatttttaataaaaacaataattgttgagataattaattttgatagcatactattcagagggaaattaaaatttcaaattagcaaaaaattgttttaacaaacactgttcctgaagtaattctaaacaaattttgttaacaaaattttttgattaaatcaacaataaggatataacctcaaaaatattaatttttgtagcgtactgttcagtgggaaattaaaatttcaaattagaaaaaaattatgttaacaaaaattgttcctgaaacaattctaaacaaactttgtcaaaatttctttttgatttaatcaataattaaggagataacctcaaaataataatttttccgtttttataaataattatacttagatgcttaattaatagagatgtaaaaattttttattaagataattgattcaaaatcgaaattgaatcaaattttatttaaaacattttttaataaaaacaataattgttgagataattaattttgatagcatactattcagagggaaattaaaatttcaaattagcaaaaaattgttttaacaaacattgttcctgaagtaattctaaacaaatattgttaataaaaatttttgatttgatcagtaattaagaacataatctcaaaaaaaattttatatatatattttttttattgagaaaacttttgtatgaaattttctgctgagaacgagtggaggggggaaatcgtatcgttttgttacaaaagttccgtgccctagtTATAATATTATTGGATGAAAAGTTGAACGCTCTCAATTTTCGTTGTGTAGGTGAGGTGAAAGCATTTTAGATAACAAAAACCAATAAATTcgagatataaattaaaatgttaatttaaaataagttaggcaataaattttaaataaaggttaaaatgtttaagaaattttaagttttgttgaaacttaatttcaaattaataaatattaatttcattgaaataaaaataatctccTATAGAACTAACATCTGTACTTACTAACACAAAACCATTTAAGTCACTTTCTCATCACGTTTCGATcgtaaataaagaaataaacacCAAccatttgtatataaaattgaCTTTCCGGacgatatattttcaaaagatgtgttaatAACCGCGTTTTTTCGAACGGGATGAGTTAAACATTTCATCACTCCCGCTGTGTATGTGGAAGAATTAAGCAAAACGGCGTATTCATGGTGAAACGAGCTACATCTAAGTCAATTATTACTAAAGAACTAGACCATTGTTGAGATTTAAGAATGGAACCATTGGAAAGGATTTTTCTTCTTCGTTTACTTAAGTGCAccattaacataaaaaaattttcgttgagaaattttaattctcacacaaaaatataatccaatttaaagtttcatgattcatcgaaaaattattttatgatttcgtATAACGCtaaattgaaaatcattacataatTGTAAATGGAGTAAAGGTAAAGGTGTATCTAGTCGAGAAATTTCatttagagatttttttaGCTTTATATAGCAAAGTTTATGGGAGTCCATTGTGTGGGAATTGCAAGAGGAGAAATAACTTTGGCTACTTCGGAGTGCTGCTGAGTCTTCGCAGGTTGTCGTATTGCTCTCTATGAAACGAAAGTGAAAcggtttaaaaagaaaattaataaaataacaattttaaagttttgtaaCATTATTCttgcaaacaatttttttttccatttttgaaaattatgatttttgaagGTTAATTTCACGTACTAAACTCATCAGAGTGTGAATGAAACGGCATCAAGCACCAACAGAAGCGGCATACAGCAAGGATACCCATTTTCGCAATCGCGAAACCGTCGGCGAACTTTCAAAATCCTCTCTGCCGCCACCATAATAGAGATCCTAATTAGAGTTAACCGTCCAACACCATGTATAAAAGCGTCCCCCCAAACCAACTCATCATCAGTACACATCCAAACACCATCCACTAAGAAACAACCCAAACATATAGATCATAtcatcaataaaatgtttaaggTGATAAAAATAGTTATACTATtcggaaaatttttaatcaaattctttttagATTGTTTCTGTGAGTGTCGTGATTTTCCTTGCGACGGTTAACGCCGGTGTTTTAGGCGGAAATTTCGAACACAATACATATGATATCGCCCAggctataaataatttaggtGGTGGGCATGGATATTCTTCGGAAGGTGGTCAAAGCAGTTACGGAAGTGGATCTGATTATGGATCTTCAAGTGGTTCTAACGAACAAAGTCACGAAGAAGATTATTacgtaataaataattaatttgggaGTAAAGTAAACTttacaattctttttttagacCCCTCCgaaatacgaatttaaatACGGAGTGTCCGATCCACACACCGGAGACGAAAAATCTCACCAAGAAGTTCGCGAAGGCGGAGTCGTAAAAGGATCTTATTCTTTGGTAGAACCAGACGGTTCAGTTCGTACGGTTGAGTACACAGCCGATGATCATAATGGATTTAACGCGGTGGTTACGAAAAGTGGCCAATCTTCACATCCAGAAGGAAATTATGACGTTGGTGGTGGATATGACgaatattataaacattaacgACGATTTTATTTACgggttaattattatatatgttTGTGATATAAACTTGCgaaattcaaatataaaataaaaaaataaattatgtacatagttttcttgaatttaaactgtcaaatgttgacaattagttctagatctgtcaaattgacgtttcatttGAAGCGCCATTTATTACCCATTTTCAGCAATTCTAGAAATGTTTCTAAAAACGTTTTACAAGTTAACTACCTTACATCTGTATGTACATAGAAGTAAATCATTATGCTTAACagatttgctaaattttaattgagcTTTAAAGAGTCATTATTGCAACCTGAGTTaacaagtttcattccttcATATTAAGTATGTATGTTTGAGCACAAAACCTGCTGATAAATGATGCAATAGGAAGAGATATATGATGGAAAGTCTTCATTAGTGTGATCAACAAACCCATTTAATTGCTAGTGATGGATGGGGCTCCAGCTGTGGTAACgcaaaagaatttattactaTCCCAATAAAAATACGCAATTCAGCAAACGTATGCACATTCCttgatatcaattttttgccATTGATAGCTTATCTCGTTGAGAAAATGTTATACTTAAAAACtactttttaaatcatttcctTTAAGTAAGATGGTTGAATTCTGCATAGGCACCAATGGTGTATGGTTATAAAATTCTGTGAAATGGTGTCTCGGTTTAGCCACTCTATTTTAGAACACACAACTGGTAAGTCAGATTTTACCATTTTTAGCACtcaaaacttcatcaaaatTAGCTTAATCACTAACGTCCAGTATGATGGTTGGTGAATAGGAAGCTCTAGATAGCGCAAAAAGGGAACCTGAAGTATTCCATACAATTGTGGAACTACTCGGCGATATTTCCTTGGACATATTTATTTCTGATAATATTTggaatattttgaattaacttaaaattaagcAAACCTTTACAAAAATTCTTGTAGAAATAGTAAAGttctttagaaataaattgattcAGATGGTGTTAGTAATCTTGTCTCTGGTTAGGGCCTAATTCAGCTATTTTGCAAAGACATCATTATCTATTTTGCAACACAATCAGTGCAGCTCTATTGATTAAGGTTTTAAATTCCGAAAACATTTTCCCTTCAACCAAGTTATTGTCTTCGCCAAAAGCCAGTTTAGCTTATGTTGAAGGTAACTCTAGATCGGATCTTTTCAGTTATTATTATACTATGTGAGCTACATGCGGTCATAAATagtgtacaggtgtcccaaatTCGTTGTCCGTATaagctatctccgaaactaaaagagatagaaaaaaagtagcttacatgtcatgatctcgtttttcgacaaactgctaatgccgacaAGTCCAAACAGCTATCATCCTCTATTTTCATCCTATCGccaaaaacggaaaaatttgCGAAATCGACTAACGCGAATAaccaaacccaacccaaaaaaaatAGGTAAACGACCTATTTATAAACtactttcatttttgatttcattgcttcttcgcaaaaaaaaacaatcctAGGAATTATAGTAAGTTCTGAAAGCTCTAAGTTTATCACAccttaaaacaaataagttaagaatatttaaaaaaaaattgtatattttattttgttactctattgaaagttcagacataataaaattaaaatctaggttagattttaaattttagactTATATAACCATAtgtaaatcattaattaattcataaaaacttCTAGTTCACATAACTTGCTAATTAAATTACTTACCTCTAATATAACCTTaaatttatgtcttaaatttaCATTCTTTATTCTCATtttatttacctttttttCCTCGTATTAGCggaaattaaatacaatacaAATTACacaattcaatttctttacAAAGATGAGATTTCATTCATAAAAGATAAAAGTCATCTCATTCGTATCTCATTCATAATGTTACGCAAAACTTGTAAACCCATTATTAAGTAATTAGCTTGTTAAGCGCGCTGTTGACCTTAAAAAAGATCAAGAAGAAACAAAATACATTAACTATTAAgtgtttaattgtttaatcGTATTAAATATGGTGATTACTTTAATTGGGGTTTTAAACGGATACTTTAAATGTTACTGAGTGCTTGAATATTTTGAAGTGAAATATTTGCCGCggtaaaattagaataacTTATTGAAATAATTGTGGCGCAAAGAGAACCGGCACACGCACTTTCAAATATATGCAGCCGTAACCGAatttaataacgtttttatcaattaattctCGCTCGACTGGCATTTAGTGAACGCCCGGTATAAATATCAACTCTGCACAACCGATTCGACAAGTAGTTCGACTGATTTAGTTTGATAAAGAACAAACAGAccttataaaaatttaaacaaattaaaaatgttcaaagtaagttttttttattttcattcttatttattcattatttattattttaggtaCTAGTATGTTTTTCTATCGTAGCTTACGTTTTAGCTACAGGAGACCAAGATTATTATGtaagtttttttgttcataaaataataatttaaaaaatttaattatttgttgaaaGCGCCATCTCTTAAGGTTACGTTAAATTTACATAGTTAAGTAAATTGGGTTGCCTAAATTAacgtaaatttctttttatttttacaggcACCTCCAAAATATGAATTTCAATACGGTGTACAAGACAAACACACTGGGGATAATAaacaacaacaagaacaacGTCAAGGAGATAAAGTAACCGGTTCGTATTCTTTCCTTGAAGCCGATGGAACGCGCAGAATTGTTCATTACGAAGCTGATGATCATAATGGATTTAATGCACGCGTTGAAAGGGTTGGACACGCGCAACATCCTCAACATTACCGTACAAATGATGGACAATACTTTGGGCAAGGTCACCAATAAAACTAAagctaaaaaacaaattgaaaaatgttctTCGTTTCGGTTGATGAttgtttgatttttctttGCGTTGCGAATGTACATAGTTAGTAGTTAGTATAATCATCCGTTGTGCGAGATCTAATTGTTGTTGATGGTCTgtttatgtttcttttttatggaaaataaattatgttttttattgttcGAAACTACCAATTTTaactaaacttaaaaaaaaatattaaaaatcatcctgaatttatttattcatttctttAACCTTATCATTACTTTCATATAAGAACttattttggtttaaattttaagtggTATGTTATCGCGATACGtgtaaattgtaattaattaagtttaattagtCCTTCCGTACGTGAGTCGATGTTTATAATGGGTTAGTCggattaaaaagattaaaattaaacaggTAGCACTTTAACGGGGCGTTTTCAACGAGCGCAAAACTCCGTGTTGCgcaaaatcgataaaaataatCCGAAACGTATTTACAACGTTCTTCGACCTAAATACCATAACAATTAGACCTGGAGCAAGTTTTAGTTTTCATATTTCTTTCCAAATAAAACATCAAAGttgatgttgattttatattttttgtatttatttttgttattgaataCTATTTAAAAGGATTCTTACGTAATTGAACATATTGGAACGGTCGCCTTCCGTCATCGTTGACATAAATTATGTCGATCCAGTTTT contains the following coding sequences:
- the LOC111415716 gene encoding adult-specific cuticular protein ACP-20-like, which gives rise to MFKVLVCFSIVAYVLATGDQDYYAPPKYEFQYGVQDKHTGDNKQQQEQRQGDKVTGSYSFLEADGTRRIVHYEADDHNGFNARVERVGHAQHPQHYRTNDGQYFGQGHQ
- the LOC111415710 gene encoding uncharacterized protein, translating into MISKICIVASILAISSSAPVDHHDGATSYVSLSLGGHSQGNHQQYIPQPQYQPSSVYVQKETPTLIKYPTYSSLSAYSSLPAYNQHEEKEYGPAQYEFKYSVEDKHTGDIKSQHEVRNGDSVQGEYSLHEADGTIRTVKYTADKHSGFNAVVERSGHATHPEAPVKTGVRSVPLAYDYYKSVNETASSTNRSGIQQGYPFSQSRNRRRTFKILSAATIIEILIRVNRPTPCIKASPQTNSSSVHIQTPSTKKQPKHIDHIINKMFKIVSVSVVIFLATVNAGVLGGNFEHNTYDIAQAINNLGGGHGYSSEGGQSSYGSGSDYGSSSGSNEQSHEEDYYTPPKYEFKYGVSDPHTGDEKSHQEVREGGVVKGSYSLVEPDGSVRTVEYTADDHNGFNAVVTKSGQSSHPEGNYDVGGGYDEYYKH